One window of bacterium genomic DNA carries:
- the amrA gene encoding AmmeMemoRadiSam system protein A: MLNSEQRQILLKIARETMETYIKTAKTPIFKIDDRPLNEEYGSFVTLHKKDQLRGCIGNIIGTKPLWETVRDMTIESATGDPRFSAVREDELEQIDIEISVLTHPKRIENIDEFHLGKHGVIIKRGFNQGVFLPQVAQETGWSKEEFLSSLCSHKAGLSPDAWKDKTTEIHIFSAQVFREKRAQNIIPLHC; this comes from the coding sequence ATGTTAAATAGCGAGCAAAGACAAATTCTCTTAAAAATTGCCAGAGAAACTATGGAAACCTATATCAAGACAGCTAAAACACCAATATTCAAAATTGATGACAGACCATTAAATGAAGAATATGGCTCCTTTGTAACCCTCCACAAAAAAGATCAATTACGCGGCTGCATAGGTAATATTATTGGCACAAAGCCCCTATGGGAAACAGTCAGGGATATGACAATTGAATCTGCAACAGGTGATCCGAGATTTTCTGCTGTCAGAGAGGATGAATTAGAGCAAATAGATATAGAGATCTCCGTTCTAACTCATCCAAAAAGGATTGAAAATATTGATGAATTCCATTTGGGCAAACATGGAGTAATAATAAAGAGAGGTTTTAATCAAGGAGTGTTCCTGCCTCAGGTTGCTCAGGAAACAGGCTGGTCAAAAGAGGAATTCTTATCCTCTCTCTGCAGTCATAAAGCAGGTCTCTCTCCAGATGCTTGGAAGGACAAAACCACCGAAATTCACATCTTCAGCGCACAGGTTTTTAGAGAAAAAAGGGCACAGAATATTATTCCACTACATTGTTAG